The Chaetodon trifascialis isolate fChaTrf1 chromosome 17, fChaTrf1.hap1, whole genome shotgun sequence genome has a segment encoding these proteins:
- the usf2 gene encoding upstream stimulatory factor 2 isoform X2, which produces MDMLEQSLDSSASHDKQETEEVVQLQEGEAVGTEEQTAVTITGVPQAAFADHNVQYQFRTENSGGQVTYRVVQVTDDQLEATADGAGAVSVVSTAAFTGAPQAVAQAVIQNPFSNGGSPGGETVGGETRFAYFPAATVSDGTATAVSVQATADPTITQAGGQFYVMMSPPEVLQTTAPRTIAPRTHTYTAKVEGTRAPRDERRRAQHNEVERRRRDKINNWIVTLSKIIPDCSVDSRTGASKGGILSKACDYIRELRQSNQRLQESYKDVERVEMDNELLRQQIEELKNDNALLRAQLQQHGVEVNGDATPQ; this is translated from the exons TCAcgacaaacaggaaacagaagaggTGGTGCAGTTACAGGAAG GAGAGGCGGTGGGGACGGAGGAGCAGACTGCTGTGACCATCACCGGTGTCCCGCAGGCTGCGTTCGCCGACCACAATGTTCAGTACCAGTTCCGCACAGAGAACAGCGGAGGACAG GTGACCTATCGCGTGGTTCAGGTGACAGACGATCAGTTAGAAGCCACGGCTGACGGCGCCGGAGCCGTCAGCGTCGTCTCCACTGCAGCGTTCACCGGAGCCCCGCAGGCCGTGGCACAG GCTGTTATCCAGAACCCTTTCAGCAATGGGGGCAGTCCTGGCGGCGAGACCGTGGGGGGAGAGACACGTTTCGCTTATTTCCCTGCCGCCACCGTCAGCGATGGGACGGCCACGGCCGTGTCGGTGCAGGCCACCGCCGACCCAACGATCACACAGGCGGGAG GCCAGTTTTACGTGATGATGAGCCCCCCCGAGGTGCTGCAGACGACGGCCCCTCGCACCATCGCGCCTCGCACGCACACCTACACTGC GAAGGTGGAGGGTACACGGGCGCCCAGAGATGAGAGGCGAAGAGCGCAGCACAATGAAG tggagagaagaagaagagacaagaTCAACAACTGGATCGTCACACTTTCAAAAATCATCCCTGACTGCAGCGTAGACAGCAGAACTGGAGCG AGTAAAGGAGGCATCCTGTCCAAAGCCTGCGACTACATCCGAGAGCTGCGTCAGAGCAACCAGCGACTGCAGGAGAGCTACAAAGATGTGGAGCGAGTCGAGATGGACAACGAGCTACTTAGACAACAG ATCGAGGAACTGAAGAACGATAATGCACTGCTTCGAGCACAGCTACAGCAGCACGGTGTAGAAGTCAACGGAGATGCAACACCGCAGTGA
- the usf2 gene encoding upstream stimulatory factor 2 isoform X1 translates to MDMLEQSLDSSASHDKQETEEVVQLQEGEAVGTEEQTAVTITGVPQAAFADHNVQYQFRTENSGGQVTYRVVQVTDDQLEATADGAGAVSVVSTAAFTGAPQAVAQAVIQNPFSNGGSPGGETVGGETRFAYFPAATVSDGTATAVSVQATADPTITQAGGQFYVMMSPPEVLQTTAPRTIAPRTHTYTADLGESEMLQHGSTNWKVEGTRAPRDERRRAQHNEVERRRRDKINNWIVTLSKIIPDCSVDSRTGASKGGILSKACDYIRELRQSNQRLQESYKDVERVEMDNELLRQQIEELKNDNALLRAQLQQHGVEVNGDATPQ, encoded by the exons TCAcgacaaacaggaaacagaagaggTGGTGCAGTTACAGGAAG GAGAGGCGGTGGGGACGGAGGAGCAGACTGCTGTGACCATCACCGGTGTCCCGCAGGCTGCGTTCGCCGACCACAATGTTCAGTACCAGTTCCGCACAGAGAACAGCGGAGGACAG GTGACCTATCGCGTGGTTCAGGTGACAGACGATCAGTTAGAAGCCACGGCTGACGGCGCCGGAGCCGTCAGCGTCGTCTCCACTGCAGCGTTCACCGGAGCCCCGCAGGCCGTGGCACAG GCTGTTATCCAGAACCCTTTCAGCAATGGGGGCAGTCCTGGCGGCGAGACCGTGGGGGGAGAGACACGTTTCGCTTATTTCCCTGCCGCCACCGTCAGCGATGGGACGGCCACGGCCGTGTCGGTGCAGGCCACCGCCGACCCAACGATCACACAGGCGGGAG GCCAGTTTTACGTGATGATGAGCCCCCCCGAGGTGCTGCAGACGACGGCCCCTCGCACCATCGCGCCTCGCACGCACACCTACACTGC AGACCTTGGTGAAAGCGAGATGTTGCAGCATGGCAGTACAAACTG GAAGGTGGAGGGTACACGGGCGCCCAGAGATGAGAGGCGAAGAGCGCAGCACAATGAAG tggagagaagaagaagagacaagaTCAACAACTGGATCGTCACACTTTCAAAAATCATCCCTGACTGCAGCGTAGACAGCAGAACTGGAGCG AGTAAAGGAGGCATCCTGTCCAAAGCCTGCGACTACATCCGAGAGCTGCGTCAGAGCAACCAGCGACTGCAGGAGAGCTACAAAGATGTGGAGCGAGTCGAGATGGACAACGAGCTACTTAGACAACAG ATCGAGGAACTGAAGAACGATAATGCACTGCTTCGAGCACAGCTACAGCAGCACGGTGTAGAAGTCAACGGAGATGCAACACCGCAGTGA
- the tekt2 gene encoding tektin-2, whose protein sequence is MSALPAKPGLRHSVPEWHSNNHQLSATAQHERDVSKVIRQEGRSLRNMTNCKTTWDERDISRRLSDRAWDVARWKETLETCAQKVDKEMEALTLSKEQTEQALAATAVPLEVSSECLTLRDGRRGYELVIDPVDEQLKKEVALIEKMQQVLQQHIDKAFEQLCVLQEARQHLTADLQNKMDALDIDMSCLSLTIKSPEISLKTNPTRIPSGSSTPQEWVQFSQYNVARAQEAMQVSQQMREDMSLTRAQLQNELDTQCRATEFALRKRNHHEEQAHNELEWQIKNTEDEMAEMQSDIHGLDADLQAKTASLKLAHTRLENRTNRPGMDLCRDKVQHGLINEVHQLESTITALKQKLSEAQHSLQKMKLHHSRMLQDLSRKQEALSLEQRSLSTRTRLSSTSCTDKTPVPLVPLTNSSGRSNLQLLAQ, encoded by the exons ATGTCTGCACTTCCTGCAAAGCCTGGCCTGCGCCACAGTGTGCCGGAGTGGCACAGCAACAACCACCAGCTGTCTGCCACAGCACAGCATGAGCGAGATGTTTCCAAAGTGATCCGGCAGGAAGGGAGGTCACTGCGCAACATGACCAACTGTAAG ACAACCTGGGATGAAAGGGACATCTCTCGCAGGTTGAGTGACCGGGCTTGGGATGTTGCCCGGTGGAAAGAGACGTTAGAAACCTGTGCACAGAAAGTGGATAAAGAAATGGAGGCTCTGACTCTG TCTAAGGAGCAAACCGAGCAGGCCCTGGCTGCGACTGCCGTTCCCCTGGAGGTCAGTAGTGAATGCTTGACACTGAGGGACGGACGGCGAGGGTACGAGCTTGTCATTGACCCCGTGGACGAGCAGCTGAAAAAAGAAGTGGCGCTGATTGAAAAAATGCAGCAagttctgcagcagcacataGACAAGGCCTTTGAGCAACTGTG CGTTCTGCAGGAAGCTCGGCAGCACCTGACCGCTGACCTCCAGAACAAGATGGACGCCCTGGACATTGATATGTCCTGTCTGTCACTTACAATTAAGTCACCTGAGATCTCCCTGAAGACCAACCCAACTCGTATACCATCGGG TTCCTCCACCCCACAGGAGTGGGTCCAGTTCAGCCAGTATAATGTGGCTCGAGCCCAGGAGGCCATGCAGGTGTCCCAGCAAATGCGGGAGGACATGAGCCTCACCAGAGCCCAG CTGCAGAATGAGTTGGACACTCAGTGCAGGGCCACAGAGTTTGCTCTCCGTAAGCGTAATCACCATGAAGAGCAGGCCCACAATGAGCTGGAGTGGCAGATTAAAAAT ACTGAGGATGAAATGGCAGAAATGCAGAGCGACATCCACGGGCTGGATGCAGACCTGCAGGCAAAGACGGCCTCCCTGAAACTGGCTCACACCAGACTGGAGAACAGGACCAACAGACCTGGCATGGACCTGTGCAGAGACAAG GTGCAGCACGGCCTCATTAATGAAGTCCATCAGCTGGAGTCCACAATCACGGCCCTGAAACAGAAGCTCTCTGAGGCGCA GCACTCTCTGCAGAAGATGAAGCTCCATCACTCGCGCATGCTGCAGGATCTGTCCAGGAAACAGGAAGCTCTGTCTCTGGAACAACGGAGCCTGAGCACCCGCACCcgcctctcctccacctcctgcactGATAAGACTCCGGTGCCGCTGGTCCCACTCACCAACTCCAGCGGGAGGAgcaacctgcagctgctggctcaGTGA
- the LOC139346101 gene encoding free fatty acid receptor 3: MHLASKDYVALSIYVFTFLLGLPANLLVLLVYVRKACKHGATPNVVYALNLCVANLMLVAWLPIKIMETLFQEWRLPAAICIVYSFFHFSSLYGSCLFLTVVMVGRYLSIAFPIIYKRYRCARLSCFVSVILWALVLLHLGFALVAEGGAHFVSTNGDTSVCYDHFTASQLAVLLPLRLEMAIVLFLLPLIVTSFCTLRCVTLVWQSNLRPMGKRRALAVALSTLAVFVVCYAPYNASHIVGFVLKENVDWRTYAMLTSSCNVFLEPVVMLMLSPAVSRGIIGRICGRQSHFSQIEGSRYRCNSGKGVANVKVPPTLSEKSQAGPEVTKVSQEEDFVGKAIATNPKGEMG, from the coding sequence ATGCACTTGGCTTCCAAAGATTACGTCGCTCTCTCCATCTACGTCTTCACCTTTCTGCTGGGCCTTCCCGCCAACCTGCTGGTCCTGTTGGTGTATGTGCGCAAGGCCTGCAAGCACGGCGCCACACCCAACGTGGTCTACGCCCTCAACCTGTGCGTAGCCAACCTGATGCTCGTGGCCTGGCTGCCCATCAAGATAATGGAGACTTTGTTTCAGGAGTGGAGGCTGCCAGCAGCCATCTGCATTGTCTACAGCTTCTTCCACTTCTCCTCGCTGTATGGCAGCTGCCTGTTCCTCACCGTCGTGATGGTGGGGCGCTACCTCAGCATCGCATTCCCCATCATCTACAAGAGATACCGCTGTGCTCGACTGTCCTGCTTCGTCAGTGTTATCTTGTGGGCCTTGGTGCTCCTCCACCTCGGTTTTGCTCTGGTGGCTGAAGGAGGAGCTCACTTTGTCTCCACTAATGGTGACACCTCAGTCTGCTACGACCACTTCACTGCCTCCCAGCTGGCTGTTCTGCTGCCTCTGCGCCTGGAGATGGCCATCGTCTTGTTTCTTCTGCCTCTTATTGTGACGTCATTTTGCACGCTGCGCTGCGTTACTCTGGTGTGGCAGTCAAATTTGCGTCCTATGGGAAAGAGAAGAGCCCTGGCTGTGGCGCTCTCCACCCTGGCCGTGTTTGTGGTGTGCTATGCGCCCTACAACGCCTCGCACATCGTGGGGTTTGTGTTGAAGGAAAACGTCGATTGGAGGACATACGCAATGCTGACGAGCTCCTGTAATGTTTTCCTGGAGCCCGTGGTCATGCTGATGCTGTCGCCAGCAGTGTCGAGGGGAATCATCGGAAGAATCTGTGGACGGCAAAGCCATTTCAGCCAGATTGAAGGGTCTCGGTATCGATGTAACAGCGGCAAAGGTGTCGCAAATGTCAAGGTACCGCCGACGCTATCTGAGAAGAGCCAAGCGGGGCCCGAGGTGACTAAAGTAAGTCAGGAGGAAGACTTTGTGGGAAAAGCAATCGCAACAAATCCAAAAGGAGAAATGGGataa
- the LOC139346247 gene encoding free fatty acid receptor 3-like, translating into MLLLTIYILTFLMGVPANVLAFCTFCRKVHRKATPIDILLLNLTISDLIFLACLPFKMKEASDDMAWLLPFPLCPFTGFVFYVTIYNSTLLLTAVSVERYLGVAYPLRYSLHRRPRYAAWASIMFWLVTCLNLSVVYIMPYAQWSKGADSGNNATGPALPPPTCYLDFTEDELAIVLPFRLELFLVLFCIPFFICCFCYVKFILILSRLPNIGRRRRLRAIGLALGTLIVFAVCFGPYNASHVVGFVRQESEEWRNMALLSSTFNACLDPFIFYLSSAAVRSMLNHCFRSIRAKLHILRCGGGLQCPRQRPAKAEKCNEAPPP; encoded by the coding sequence ATGTTGTTGCTGACCATCTACATCCTCACCTTCCTGATGGGGGTCCCTGCCAATGTCCTGGCTTTCTGCACCTTCTGCCGCAAGGTGCATCGCAAGGCGACCCCGATCgacatcctcctcctcaacctcACCATCTCCGACCTCATCTTTCTGGCTTGCCTGCCGTTTAAGATGAAAGAGGCGTCTGATGACATGGCCTGGTTGCTGCCCTTCCCACTGTGCCCCTTCACTGGTTTCGTGTTCTACGTCACCATCTACAACAGCACCCTGCTCCTCACCGCTGTGAGTGTGGAGCGCTACCTGGGGGTCGCCTACCCCCTCAGGTATTCCCTGCATCGCAGGCCTCGTTACGCCGCGTGGGCCAGCATCATGTTCTGGCTGGTGACCTGTCTGAACCTCAGCGTCGTCTACATCATGCCCTACGCCCAGTGGAGCAAAGGTGCAGACAGTGGCAACAACGCCACCGGCCCCGCCCTGCCTCCACCCACCTGCTACCTGGATTTCACTGAGGACGAGCTCGCCATCGTGCTGCCGTTCCGCCTGGAACTCTTCTTGGTTCTCTTCTGCATCCCcttcttcatctgctgcttCTGCTACGTCAAATTCATCCTCATCCTGTCCCGTCTCCCGAACATCGGCAGGCGGCGGAGGCTGCGTGCCATCGGCCTGGCGCTCGGCACGCTGATAGTGTTCGCCGTCTGTTTTGGGCCTTACAACGCCTCCCATGTGGTGGGCTTTGTTCGCCAGGAGAGCGAGGAGTGGAGGAACATGGCGTTGCTCTCCAGCACCTTCAACGCCTGCCTGGATCCGTTCATCTTCTACTTATCGTCAGCAGCTGTCAGGAGCATGTTAAATCACTGCTTCAGGAGCATCAGGGCGAAGCTGCACATCCTGAGGTGTGGAGGGGGTCTCCAGTGTCCTCGCCAGAGACCCGCCAAGGCTGAAAAATGCAACGAAGCTCCCCCTCCTTAA